One window from the genome of Streptomyces sp. NBC_01476 encodes:
- a CDS encoding NAD-dependent protein deacetylase, whose amino-acid sequence MGGAAGSAADGLGEGAEALVRFLAGRRSVVVLSGAGLSTESGIPDYRGVTGRRRPSVPMTFQEFTADEASRRRYWARSHLGWQAIAQARPNAGHLAVTRLVRSGLVSGVITQNVDGLHTAAGTSETIDLHGRLDRVVCLDCGDRSPRTRLDERLARANPGFRDIEADTKADGDAELPAARTAEFRIVACEVCRVGTLKPDVVFFGENVPAERVQRCYGLVDASSALLVLGSSLTVMSGLRFVRRAARQGTSVAIVNQGNTRGDALAALRLDLPLGPTLTALADHLGA is encoded by the coding sequence ATCGGCGGGGCGGCGGGCAGCGCCGCGGACGGGCTGGGAGAGGGCGCCGAGGCGCTGGTCCGGTTCCTCGCCGGGCGGCGCTCCGTGGTCGTCCTCAGCGGCGCGGGCCTCTCCACAGAATCGGGCATTCCGGACTACCGCGGCGTCACCGGCCGCCGGCGGCCCTCCGTACCGATGACCTTCCAGGAGTTCACCGCGGACGAGGCGAGCCGCCGCCGGTACTGGGCTCGCAGCCATCTGGGCTGGCAGGCCATCGCCCAGGCCCGCCCCAACGCCGGCCACCTGGCCGTGACCCGTCTGGTGCGCTCGGGCCTCGTCTCAGGGGTGATCACCCAGAACGTCGACGGCCTGCACACCGCCGCCGGCACCTCCGAGACGATCGACCTGCACGGCAGGCTCGACCGCGTCGTGTGCCTCGACTGCGGCGACCGCAGCCCCCGTACGCGCCTGGACGAACGCCTGGCCCGCGCCAACCCCGGCTTCCGCGACATCGAAGCCGACACCAAGGCGGACGGTGACGCCGAACTCCCCGCCGCCCGCACCGCGGAGTTCCGCATCGTCGCCTGCGAGGTCTGCCGCGTCGGAACGCTCAAGCCGGACGTGGTCTTCTTCGGGGAGAACGTGCCCGCAGAGCGCGTTCAGCGGTGCTACGGCCTGGTGGACGCGTCCTCCGCCCTGCTGGTCCTGGGCTCCTCCCTCACCGTGATGTCCGGGCTCCGCTTCGTCCGGCGCGCCGCCCGCCAGGGCACTTCGGTGGCGATCGTCAACCAGGGCAACACCCGAGGGGACGCCCTCGCCGCACTACGGCTCGACCTGCCGCTCGGACCCACTCTCACCGCCCTCGCCGACCACCTCGGCGCCTGA
- a CDS encoding acyl-CoA carboxylase subunit epsilon: MEQSAGEAVRVERGSADEVELAVLTVVLMSVLGRPRVPGDEDVAVPVAAPWHRWDRVAAYRSPRSWQ, encoded by the coding sequence ATGGAGCAGTCGGCGGGCGAGGCCGTGAGGGTGGAGCGCGGATCGGCGGACGAAGTGGAACTGGCCGTGCTGACGGTGGTGTTGATGTCGGTGCTCGGCCGGCCGCGGGTGCCGGGGGACGAGGACGTGGCGGTGCCGGTCGCCGCGCCGTGGCACCGGTGGGACCGCGTGGCGGCGTACCGGTCGCCGCGCAGCTGGCAGTAG
- a CDS encoding methyltransferase produces the protein MPPLPPARVVRAIEGVRSALQGLTRKLAPPPFALLELVQGAMVSQALYVAAELRVAETLTDGPLRPEQIARRTGSDPDTLHRLLRLLASYDVFTELKDGRFKLTPMARALIEGAPMSMHGIALLMGHPIHWEDWGRLADAVRTGEPSLPKLRGMSAFEFLEANPEYGAVFMGGMGAMSATETEPLLAAYDFGRFGTVVDFCGGRGDLLAGVLRKVPSARGVLSDPRVGINGAAAYLQEQGVSERCSIADGGLFDPVPPGGDAYILKHIVHDWPEPQVLEILGNVREAMNPGGRLLLMEMVVPDKLNSPHAGKLTDLWLMLLVGGKERTRAQYAGLLAQAGFELERVVQTPAAISVVEAVRR, from the coding sequence ATGCCGCCACTGCCGCCCGCCCGTGTCGTCCGCGCCATAGAAGGGGTGCGTTCGGCTCTGCAGGGCCTGACGCGCAAACTCGCACCCCCGCCGTTCGCGCTCCTCGAACTGGTCCAGGGAGCCATGGTCAGCCAGGCCCTCTACGTGGCCGCCGAGCTGCGGGTCGCGGAAACCCTCACCGACGGCCCGCTGCGGCCGGAACAGATCGCGCGGCGGACCGGATCCGACCCCGACACGCTCCACCGGCTGCTGCGGCTGCTGGCGTCCTACGACGTCTTCACCGAGCTGAAGGACGGCCGGTTCAAGCTGACCCCGATGGCACGGGCGCTGATCGAGGGCGCGCCGATGTCCATGCACGGGATCGCGCTGCTGATGGGCCACCCCATCCACTGGGAGGACTGGGGCCGCCTGGCCGACGCGGTGCGCACCGGGGAGCCGAGTCTGCCCAAGCTGCGCGGGATGAGCGCGTTCGAGTTCCTTGAGGCCAACCCCGAGTACGGTGCCGTCTTCATGGGCGGCATGGGCGCGATGTCGGCCACCGAGACCGAACCGCTGCTCGCCGCCTATGACTTCGGGCGGTTCGGCACCGTGGTCGACTTCTGCGGCGGCCGGGGGGATCTGCTGGCCGGCGTGCTGAGGAAAGTTCCCTCGGCGCGCGGCGTCCTCTCCGATCCGCGCGTGGGGATCAACGGCGCGGCCGCCTACCTCCAGGAGCAGGGTGTCTCCGAGCGCTGCTCGATCGCTGACGGCGGCCTGTTCGACCCGGTGCCGCCCGGCGGGGACGCGTACATCCTGAAGCACATCGTGCACGACTGGCCCGAGCCGCAGGTCCTGGAGATCCTCGGGAACGTGCGGGAGGCGATGAATCCGGGCGGCCGGCTGCTCCTGATGGAGATGGTCGTCCCCGACAAGCTCAACAGCCCGCACGCGGGCAAGCTGACCGACCTGTGGCTGATGCTGCTGGTCGGCGGCAAGGAGCGGACGCGCGCCCAGTACGCCGGGCTGCTGGCCCAGGCCGGGTTCGAGCTGGAGCGCGTCGTGCAGACGCCGGCGGCGATCTCTGTCGTCGAGGCGGTCCGGCGCTGA
- a CDS encoding acyl-CoA carboxylase subunit beta has translation MTLTDDVSPSHAGGDGPSPTPAPDESARPDARDRPRPDPDGSGGPVAALREVRQRAVDGPGARATEAQHAKGKLTARERIALLLDEDSFHEMEQLRRHRASGFGLEDRRPYTDGVVTGWGTVEDRTVFVYAHDFRIFGGALGEAHAAKIHKVMDKAIAVGAPLVSLNDGAGARIQEGVSALAGYGGIFQRNSRASGVIPQISVMLGPCAGGAAYSPSLTDFVFMVRDVSQMFITGPDVVKAVTGEEITHDGLGGADVHARVSGVAHFVHDDEESCLADVRHLLSLLPRNNREMPPAVTARDPADRRCEALLDLVPVNGNQPYDVCRVIEEIVDDGEYVEVHEHWARNVVCALARLDGAVVGIVASQPQTLAGVLDISASQKAARFVQTCDAFNVPIVTLLDVPGFLPGTDQEHGGVIRHGAKLLYAYCNATVPRVSLVMRKAYGGAYIVMDSQSIGADLTFAWPSNEIAVMGAEGAANVIFRRRLAEAADPEAEREHLVKEYRARLMHPYHAAELGLVDDVIDPADTRRVLIASLRMLVSKHADLPLRKHGNPPQ, from the coding sequence ATGACCCTGACCGATGATGTCTCCCCCTCGCACGCCGGCGGAGACGGACCCTCGCCGACGCCGGCCCCGGACGAAAGCGCGCGCCCCGATGCGCGGGACCGCCCGCGTCCGGACCCGGACGGATCCGGCGGGCCCGTGGCCGCCTTGCGCGAGGTACGGCAGCGGGCCGTGGACGGACCCGGCGCCCGGGCGACCGAGGCGCAGCACGCGAAGGGGAAACTCACCGCGCGCGAGCGGATAGCGCTGCTGCTGGACGAGGATTCCTTCCACGAGATGGAGCAGCTCCGCCGGCACCGGGCGAGCGGCTTCGGCCTGGAGGACCGCAGGCCCTACACCGACGGTGTCGTCACCGGCTGGGGCACGGTGGAGGACCGCACCGTCTTCGTCTACGCACATGACTTCCGGATCTTCGGCGGGGCGCTGGGGGAGGCGCACGCGGCCAAGATCCACAAGGTGATGGACAAGGCGATCGCCGTCGGTGCCCCGCTGGTCTCGCTCAACGACGGCGCGGGCGCGCGCATCCAGGAGGGGGTCTCGGCACTGGCGGGTTACGGCGGGATCTTCCAGCGGAACAGCCGGGCGTCCGGCGTCATCCCGCAGATCTCCGTCATGCTGGGCCCGTGCGCGGGAGGCGCCGCGTACAGCCCGTCGCTGACCGACTTCGTTTTCATGGTCCGCGACGTCTCACAGATGTTCATCACCGGCCCCGACGTGGTAAAGGCAGTGACCGGCGAGGAGATCACGCACGACGGGCTCGGCGGCGCCGATGTGCACGCCCGGGTCAGCGGGGTGGCGCACTTCGTCCACGACGACGAGGAGAGCTGTCTCGCCGACGTCCGCCATCTGCTGTCACTGCTGCCGCGCAACAACCGGGAGATGCCGCCGGCGGTGACCGCTCGGGACCCGGCCGACCGGCGCTGCGAAGCCCTGCTCGACCTGGTGCCCGTGAACGGCAACCAGCCCTACGACGTGTGCCGGGTGATCGAGGAGATCGTCGACGACGGGGAGTACGTCGAGGTCCACGAGCACTGGGCGCGCAACGTGGTCTGCGCCCTGGCCCGGCTGGACGGCGCGGTGGTAGGCATCGTGGCCAGCCAGCCGCAGACGCTCGCCGGGGTGCTGGACATCAGCGCCAGCCAGAAGGCCGCCCGCTTCGTGCAGACCTGCGACGCGTTCAACGTCCCCATCGTCACCCTGCTGGACGTGCCCGGGTTCCTGCCCGGCACCGACCAGGAGCACGGAGGCGTGATACGCCACGGCGCCAAGCTCCTCTACGCCTACTGCAACGCGACCGTCCCGCGTGTCTCGCTGGTCATGAGGAAGGCATACGGTGGCGCCTACATCGTGATGGACAGCCAGTCGATCGGGGCCGACCTCACCTTCGCCTGGCCGTCCAACGAGATCGCGGTGATGGGCGCGGAAGGCGCCGCGAACGTGATCTTCAGGCGCCGGCTCGCGGAGGCGGCGGACCCCGAGGCAGAGCGCGAGCATCTGGTGAAGGAGTACCGCGCCCGGCTGATGCATCCGTACCATGCCGCCGAACTCGGCCTGGTGGACGACGTGATCGACCCGGCCGACACCCGGCGGGTGCTCATCGCCTCGCTGAGGATGCTGGTTTCCAAGCACGCGGATCTGCCACTGCGCAAACACGGCAACCCTCCCCAGTGA
- the pcaB gene encoding 3-carboxy-cis,cis-muconate cycloisomerase, with protein MPAAQPDSGLLSPVRVGTAVEAAVGDTAWLQALLDAEAALVRAQVRCGTVPAAAAEAITAAARAELFDVRELALAARSTANPVVGLVAALTRAVAKEAPEAAEYVHRGSTSQDIFDTGAMLVASRALRPVLADLRATAGSLARLAATHRDTAMAGRTLTLHAVPTTFGLKAAGWRQLVLDAIARLERVAEHGLPVSLGGAAGTLAGYLQYAAGAPSGTGDDAPDDALDTLVDAFAAETGLARPVLPWHALRTPITDLGAALAHTAGALGKMAADVQVMSRTEIGEVAEPGGTGRGASSAMPHKRNPVLATLIRSAAVQVPALSSVLTHCMAAEDERSAGQWHAEWQPLRECLRITGGAAHAAAELAAGLTVHPGRMRDNLDATAGQIVSERVSAYLAPRLGKVPAKELLTAAAQQARLTGRPLGAVLAGLPELVGVLGREELAELLDPERYTGVAGPLVDRALRE; from the coding sequence GTGCCCGCGGCGCAGCCGGACTCCGGGCTGCTGTCCCCGGTGCGCGTGGGCACCGCCGTGGAGGCCGCGGTCGGTGACACCGCCTGGCTGCAGGCGCTGCTGGACGCGGAGGCCGCGCTGGTCAGGGCGCAGGTCCGGTGCGGCACTGTGCCGGCCGCGGCGGCCGAGGCGATCACCGCCGCCGCCCGGGCCGAGCTCTTCGACGTGCGTGAACTGGCCCTGGCTGCCCGCAGTACGGCCAATCCCGTGGTCGGTCTGGTGGCCGCGCTGACCCGGGCAGTCGCCAAGGAGGCGCCCGAGGCTGCCGAGTACGTGCACCGCGGGTCCACCAGCCAGGACATCTTCGACACCGGCGCCATGCTGGTGGCGTCGCGGGCACTGCGCCCGGTGCTGGCCGACCTGCGTGCCACAGCCGGTTCCCTGGCACGGCTTGCGGCCACGCACCGGGACACGGCCATGGCCGGCCGGACGCTCACCCTTCACGCCGTGCCCACCACCTTCGGGCTGAAGGCGGCCGGCTGGCGGCAGCTCGTACTGGACGCGATCGCCCGCCTGGAGCGGGTGGCCGAGCACGGGCTCCCGGTGTCCCTGGGCGGTGCGGCCGGCACGCTGGCCGGCTATCTCCAGTACGCCGCCGGCGCGCCCTCGGGCACCGGGGACGACGCCCCCGACGACGCGCTCGACACCCTGGTCGACGCCTTCGCCGCGGAGACGGGCCTGGCGCGGCCGGTACTGCCCTGGCACGCGCTGCGCACGCCGATCACCGACCTCGGCGCAGCCCTCGCCCACACCGCGGGGGCCCTGGGCAAGATGGCGGCGGATGTCCAGGTCATGTCGCGTACCGAGATCGGCGAGGTCGCCGAGCCCGGCGGGACCGGGCGGGGCGCGTCATCGGCGATGCCGCACAAGCGCAACCCGGTTCTGGCGACGCTCATCCGCTCGGCCGCGGTGCAGGTTCCGGCCCTCAGCTCCGTCCTGACGCACTGCATGGCAGCTGAGGACGAGCGCTCCGCCGGGCAGTGGCACGCCGAGTGGCAGCCGCTGCGCGAGTGCCTCCGGATCACCGGCGGGGCCGCGCATGCGGCCGCCGAGCTGGCCGCGGGACTGACCGTGCACCCGGGGCGGATGCGCGACAACCTCGATGCGACCGCGGGACAGATCGTCTCCGAGCGCGTCTCGGCGTATCTGGCGCCCCGGCTCGGCAAGGTCCCGGCAAAGGAACTGCTCACCGCTGCCGCACAACAGGCACGGCTGACCGGCCGTCCTCTCGGTGCGGTCCTGGCCGGTCTGCCCGAACTGGTCGGAGTTCTGGGCCGGGAGGAACTGGCGGAACTGCTCGATCCGGAGCGGTACACCGGTGTCGCCGGGCCCTTGGTCGACCGGGCTCTGCGGGAGTGA
- a CDS encoding FAD/NAD(P)-binding protein, whose amino-acid sequence MSGRRTEVCLVGAGPRGLSVLERLCAQERKSPLWDHVTVHVVDPEPPGAGRVWRPSQSPHLLMNTVASQVTVYTDESVGIRGPLEEGPSLYEWARSLGRGALPPGPATPTGARVLAEARALDPDTYPTRSLYGHYLTWAFHQIVANAPAHVVIRPHPVRAMALEEEPPGPDVTPVPDVVPAPDLPPVPNVPAGHGPQSVLLEDGTRLTGLSAVVLAQGHLPTRPDEHERTLAAFAARHGLIHIAPANPADVDLSCVPPGEPVLLRGLGLNFFDYMSLFTHARGGRFEPVDGRLVYRPSGREPKMYAGSRRGVPYHSRGENEKGAHGRHTPRLLTAEHVAALRAPGAEPLRFGTDLWPLISKEVRSVYYEALLTARGDDPAGVARFSSCFLRAAAGQAEDAALDAAGIGPEERWDWGVITRPYGSRVFRDLAEFRGWLREHLIRDVREAHRGNVHGPLKAALDVLRDLRNEIRLAVDHGGLDGASHRDELDQWYTPLNAYLSIGPPARRVEEMIALLDAGVLDLTGPGMRVTPDPGDGVRGAGFVATSTEIPGVRIRATALIEARLCETDLRRTADPLLRRLLDTGLCRPYRIPGADGDYETGGLAVSARPYHLLRADGTAHPRRFAYGVPTESVHWVTAAGIRPGVGSVTLEDSDAIAGTVLALPAPPGPAPDRVRPADGPAAADTVKGTPGGASGSAAAPAPPTAPAAPIAPAAPGTPGTPGTPIATRMREVHQ is encoded by the coding sequence GTGAGCGGCCGGCGCACCGAGGTGTGCCTCGTCGGGGCCGGACCACGCGGGCTCTCCGTGCTTGAGCGACTGTGCGCGCAGGAGCGGAAGTCCCCGCTGTGGGACCACGTGACGGTGCACGTCGTCGACCCGGAGCCGCCCGGCGCGGGCCGCGTGTGGCGGCCGTCACAGTCGCCGCACCTGCTGATGAACACCGTGGCCTCGCAGGTCACGGTGTACACCGACGAGAGCGTGGGGATCCGCGGCCCGCTGGAGGAGGGGCCGAGCCTTTACGAGTGGGCCAGATCGCTCGGCCGGGGCGCCCTTCCGCCGGGGCCGGCTACGCCGACCGGGGCGCGGGTACTGGCCGAGGCCCGTGCGCTGGACCCGGACACCTATCCCACCCGCTCGCTGTACGGCCACTATCTGACCTGGGCCTTTCACCAGATCGTGGCAAACGCCCCGGCACACGTGGTGATCCGCCCGCACCCGGTGCGTGCGATGGCCCTGGAGGAGGAGCCGCCCGGGCCGGACGTGACGCCTGTGCCGGACGTGGTGCCCGCGCCGGACCTGCCGCCGGTGCCGAATGTGCCGGCCGGGCACGGGCCACAGAGCGTGCTGCTGGAGGACGGAACCCGGCTGACGGGGCTGTCCGCGGTGGTGCTCGCGCAGGGGCACCTGCCGACCCGCCCGGACGAACACGAGCGGACGCTCGCGGCCTTCGCCGCCCGCCACGGTCTCATCCACATCGCCCCGGCCAACCCCGCGGACGTGGACCTGTCGTGTGTGCCGCCGGGTGAGCCCGTACTCCTGCGCGGGCTGGGTCTCAACTTCTTCGACTACATGTCGCTGTTCACCCATGCCAGGGGCGGCAGGTTCGAGCCCGTGGACGGCCGGCTCGTCTACCGGCCGTCGGGCCGGGAGCCGAAGATGTACGCCGGTTCCCGGCGCGGTGTCCCGTACCACTCCCGCGGTGAGAACGAGAAGGGCGCCCACGGCCGCCACACCCCGCGGCTGCTGACCGCCGAACACGTCGCAGCGCTGCGCGCGCCAGGCGCGGAGCCGTTGCGCTTCGGCACCGATCTGTGGCCGCTGATCTCCAAGGAGGTGCGGAGCGTCTACTACGAGGCCCTGCTGACCGCGCGCGGTGACGACCCGGCCGGCGTGGCACGGTTCTCGTCGTGCTTCCTGCGTGCCGCCGCGGGGCAGGCGGAGGACGCCGCGCTCGACGCCGCGGGGATCGGGCCGGAGGAGCGCTGGGACTGGGGCGTGATCACCCGCCCGTACGGCTCCCGGGTCTTCCGCGACCTGGCGGAGTTCCGCGGCTGGCTGCGCGAGCACCTGATCCGGGATGTTCGGGAGGCGCACCGGGGCAACGTGCACGGGCCGCTCAAGGCCGCTCTGGACGTGCTGCGGGACCTGCGCAACGAGATCCGGCTCGCCGTTGACCACGGCGGGCTCGACGGAGCCTCGCACCGCGACGAACTGGACCAGTGGTACACGCCTCTCAACGCCTATCTGTCCATCGGCCCGCCCGCCCGCCGGGTGGAGGAGATGATCGCGCTGCTGGACGCCGGGGTGCTCGACCTGACCGGCCCCGGCATGCGTGTCACCCCCGACCCCGGGGACGGTGTGCGGGGCGCCGGCTTCGTCGCCACGTCGACCGAGATCCCCGGCGTCCGGATCCGGGCCACCGCCCTGATCGAGGCCCGGCTGTGCGAAACCGATCTCCGCCGCACCGCCGACCCGCTGCTGCGGCGGCTGCTGGACACCGGGCTGTGCCGCCCGTACCGCATCCCCGGGGCGGACGGCGACTACGAGACCGGGGGGCTCGCCGTGTCGGCCCGGCCGTACCACCTGCTGCGCGCCGACGGCACGGCGCACCCGCGGCGCTTCGCCTACGGGGTGCCGACCGAGTCGGTGCACTGGGTCACGGCCGCCGGGATACGGCCCGGGGTCGGGTCCGTCACGCTGGAGGACTCCGACGCCATCGCGGGCACGGTGCTGGCGCTGCCCGCCCCGCCGGGGCCCGCGCCGGATCGGGTGCGCCCGGCAGACGGTCCTGCGGCGGCGGACACCGTGAAAGGCACTCCGGGCGGCGCTTCTGGCAGCGCGGCCGCTCCGGCTCCTCCGACCGCTCCCGCCGCCCCGATCGCTCCGGCTGCTCCCGGGACTCCCGGGACTCCCGGGACTCCGATCGCCACCCGCATGAGAGAGGTGCACCAGTGA
- a CDS encoding MDR family MFS transporter yields MGVMTGEAEETSREGRRRGVRLTLIPLLLAMLPSSLGTTIVATSMPTIAGDLGGVEHLSWAVTSYTLAAAASTPVWGRLGDMYGRKRWLIVAMSVFLTGSALSGLAETMGQLIAARAVQGLGGGGVAVCVMAVIGELIPPRERGKYQGMISSVMVFSMIVGPLVGGTITDGLGWRWAFWINLPLGALALALVARLVRVPSRRREAHIDYVGALLLVVCITSLVLVLTWGGVHYAWHSGAILVLAAVSVTALAGFVLAQSRATEPVLPPWLFRSRNFTLMSVLSFTNGFVMFGAVFYLPLYQQAVNGASAAGSGLLLLPMLGSLVVVSQFSGRFLANTGNYRVLQIGGAAAMLLGALMLARVDTATSRLTVELSMALLGAGMGSLGQNVVTVAQNSVDLQEVGVAAAAITLFRTLGNSVGVALMGTRFNDRVREVMAERTGGAVSLRQTRLDARGLDRLAPGVRAVYEAAVTEGIRDAFLLGSVAAGLAFVTSLLVRQVALRATRGRQS; encoded by the coding sequence ATGACCGGTGAGGCCGAGGAGACATCGCGCGAAGGCCGGCGGCGCGGTGTGCGACTCACGCTGATTCCGCTGCTGCTCGCGATGCTGCCCTCCTCGCTGGGCACCACGATCGTCGCGACGTCGATGCCGACCATCGCCGGTGACCTGGGGGGAGTCGAGCACCTGTCCTGGGCAGTCACCTCCTACACACTCGCCGCCGCGGCTTCCACTCCCGTCTGGGGCCGGCTCGGCGACATGTACGGGCGCAAGCGGTGGCTCATCGTGGCCATGTCGGTCTTCCTGACCGGGTCGGCCCTGAGCGGACTGGCCGAGACGATGGGGCAGTTGATCGCCGCCCGCGCGGTCCAGGGGCTCGGCGGCGGCGGGGTCGCGGTCTGCGTGATGGCGGTGATCGGCGAGCTGATACCACCCCGGGAACGCGGCAAGTACCAGGGCATGATCAGCAGCGTCATGGTGTTCTCCATGATCGTCGGCCCGCTGGTCGGCGGCACCATCACCGATGGTCTCGGCTGGCGCTGGGCGTTCTGGATCAACCTGCCGCTCGGCGCACTCGCCCTGGCCCTGGTCGCCCGTCTGGTGCGGGTGCCGAGCCGGCGCAGAGAGGCCCACATCGACTACGTGGGCGCGCTCCTGCTGGTCGTCTGCATCACCTCCCTCGTCCTGGTGCTCACCTGGGGCGGAGTGCACTATGCCTGGCACTCCGGAGCGATCCTGGTGCTCGCGGCCGTCTCCGTCACGGCGCTGGCCGGTTTTGTCCTCGCCCAGTCCCGGGCCACTGAGCCGGTGCTGCCGCCGTGGCTCTTCCGCAGCCGCAACTTCACACTGATGTCCGTGCTGAGTTTCACCAACGGCTTCGTGATGTTCGGCGCGGTCTTCTATCTGCCGCTGTACCAGCAGGCGGTGAACGGCGCCTCGGCGGCCGGCTCCGGCCTGTTGCTGCTGCCGATGCTCGGCTCGCTTGTCGTTGTCTCCCAGTTCTCCGGGCGGTTCCTCGCGAACACCGGCAACTACCGGGTCCTCCAGATCGGCGGCGCCGCCGCCATGCTGCTGGGCGCCCTGATGCTCGCACGGGTGGACACGGCGACCTCGCGGCTCACCGTCGAGCTGTCCATGGCGCTGCTCGGCGCCGGCATGGGTTCGCTGGGGCAGAACGTGGTGACCGTCGCGCAGAACAGCGTCGACCTCCAGGAGGTGGGGGTCGCCGCGGCGGCGATCACCCTCTTCCGCACACTGGGCAACTCGGTCGGTGTCGCCCTCATGGGCACCCGGTTCAACGACCGGGTGCGTGAGGTGATGGCCGAGCGGACCGGCGGCGCCGTGAGCCTGCGCCAGACCAGGCTGGACGCGAGGGGCCTGGACCGGCTGGCTCCGGGGGTGCGTGCGGTGTACGAGGCGGCGGTCACCGAGGGCATTCGGGACGCTTTCCTGCTGGGTTCGGTGGCCGCGGGGCTCGCCTTCGTGACGTCGCTCCTCGTCCGGCAGGTGGCCCTGCGGGCCACACGAGGGCGGCAATCCTGA